One stretch of Chryseobacterium fluminis DNA includes these proteins:
- the porZ gene encoding type IX secretion system anionic LPS delivery protein PorZ, which yields MKKLLISLGILASLPSVQAQIISSKKWQDLFSYNNVLAMKEDNGKIVAATENGIFYYTISSGEITKLSKANGLHEVKISAFDYNPQTKTGLVGYQNGSLDVITPDGVTYIVDIPIATGYSGSKKINHISITGDQAIISVGYGVSIFDLKKKEFKDSAFFLTAGVYEASNEATILGNKVFAVTNTGLKSHELNTTFPVFTTWTTEMPGNFKHIDSESALVYSSATTAYLYNNGVSTPLSQTFTAVRDMVINPSNIIVTDQNRTYTFNTNGNFLAAASFGEECNTSTTIGGRLYAGTVLSGIKDETNNLFRPDGPYKNTSYKISLLNDQIWISTGSMESYNAPSYRNLGYYHFDGGKWNYPDYFINNPIVFNILDVAPNPSNAGEVFFVNYSLRPNEKGIYRMENNTFKKVYKNNDSNSNYNRPGGLAFDENNQLFVSLGVIENQTANTGYYFYNRSGDDFATVPVIAGGNVLKPLTKDGILYIPSPFFDPGGLIMKQYGSNPTSTSTPLKIINKSNNLPASGTVSASVDKDDNVWIGTRGGLRILSNPKSAITEASPQTEAIVIEQNGIAEELFRDNTILQIETDSGNHKWVSVDGGGVYYMSATGEQTIKHFTKENSPLPTNSVTDIKVDSKTGKVYFVTLDGVMVYQGDVADVTSGFGNVLVYPNPVVYSNFKGKVTIKGLAEKTNIRITDAAGNVVHAAVARGGYYEWDLNNNKGKRVASGIYFVLMTNEDASDKATAKIAVVN from the coding sequence ATGAAAAAACTTTTAATCTCTCTTGGTATTCTGGCGTCACTGCCATCGGTACAAGCACAAATTATTTCTTCTAAAAAGTGGCAGGATCTTTTCTCCTACAATAATGTTTTGGCGATGAAGGAAGACAACGGAAAAATTGTTGCCGCTACAGAGAACGGAATATTTTATTATACAATTTCATCAGGAGAAATTACAAAGTTATCCAAAGCCAATGGCTTACATGAAGTGAAAATTTCTGCTTTTGACTATAATCCGCAGACCAAAACAGGACTGGTAGGATATCAGAACGGATCGCTGGATGTCATTACTCCGGACGGTGTCACATATATTGTTGATATTCCCATTGCAACAGGATACAGCGGATCCAAAAAGATCAATCATATCTCTATTACAGGCGATCAGGCGATCATTTCTGTAGGCTATGGGGTTTCTATATTTGACTTAAAGAAAAAGGAATTTAAAGACTCTGCATTTTTTCTTACGGCAGGGGTCTATGAAGCCAGCAATGAGGCCACCATTCTCGGAAACAAAGTATTTGCCGTTACCAATACGGGTTTAAAAAGCCACGAACTGAATACCACATTTCCTGTATTCACAACCTGGACAACGGAAATGCCGGGAAATTTCAAGCATATCGATTCTGAATCAGCATTGGTTTATTCGTCGGCAACTACGGCTTATCTGTATAATAACGGGGTATCAACGCCCCTTTCGCAGACTTTTACCGCTGTGCGGGATATGGTGATTAACCCCAGTAATATTATCGTAACAGACCAGAACAGGACCTATACCTTCAATACCAACGGAAATTTTCTTGCTGCAGCAAGTTTTGGTGAAGAATGTAATACGTCGACAACCATTGGCGGAAGGCTTTATGCAGGAACCGTATTATCAGGAATTAAAGATGAGACCAATAATCTTTTCAGACCGGACGGACCTTATAAAAATACTTCTTATAAAATTTCGTTGTTAAACGACCAGATATGGATCTCTACGGGCAGTATGGAAAGTTATAATGCCCCTAGCTACAGAAATCTGGGTTATTATCATTTCGACGGCGGAAAATGGAATTATCCTGATTATTTTATCAACAATCCTATTGTTTTCAATATTCTGGATGTCGCACCCAACCCATCCAATGCGGGTGAAGTTTTCTTTGTGAACTATTCCTTGCGTCCCAACGAAAAGGGGATCTACCGTATGGAAAATAATACGTTCAAAAAAGTATATAAAAATAATGACTCCAACAGCAACTACAATCGTCCGGGAGGATTGGCTTTTGACGAAAACAATCAGCTTTTTGTATCATTAGGAGTGATCGAAAACCAAACAGCAAATACAGGATATTATTTCTATAACAGAAGCGGAGACGACTTTGCGACTGTTCCTGTCATTGCAGGCGGAAATGTACTGAAACCCCTGACCAAAGACGGGATTCTTTATATTCCAAGTCCGTTTTTTGATCCCGGCGGCTTAATTATGAAGCAGTATGGCAGCAATCCTACTTCTACCTCTACCCCTTTAAAAATTATCAATAAAAGTAATAATCTGCCGGCGAGCGGAACAGTTTCTGCCTCTGTAGATAAAGATGATAACGTCTGGATCGGAACCCGGGGTGGATTAAGGATTCTTTCCAATCCGAAATCGGCCATTACGGAAGCTTCCCCGCAAACGGAGGCCATTGTCATTGAACAAAACGGTATTGCCGAAGAATTATTCCGGGATAATACGATTCTACAGATTGAAACAGATTCCGGAAATCACAAGTGGGTATCTGTAGATGGCGGTGGTGTATATTATATGTCTGCAACAGGCGAGCAGACCATAAAACACTTTACCAAGGAAAATTCACCTTTGCCCACCAACAGCGTAACGGATATTAAAGTCGACAGTAAAACCGGAAAAGTATATTTTGTGACATTGGATGGCGTTATGGTCTATCAGGGAGATGTCGCTGATGTAACTTCCGGATTTGGAAATGTACTGGTATATCCGAATCCTGTGGTCTATTCAAACTTCAAAGGAAAAGTAACCATTAAAGGTTTAGCGGAAAAAACCAATATCAGAATTACAGATGCTGCCGGAAATGTAGTACATGCTGCCGTAGCAAGAGGCGGATACTACGAGTGGGATCTTAATAATAACAAAGGAAAGAGAGTAGCTTCTGGAATTTATTTTGTACTGATGACCAATGAAGATGCTTCCGATAAAGCTACTGCAAAAATAGCTGTGGTCAATTAA
- a CDS encoding 5'-nucleotidase C-terminal domain-containing protein gives MKNKFLLLGIALAALSACKTASPLQVAYVQAQENISINNELRNDEEFVKFIEPYKQKLDREMNQKISHTSTDLTKQGDNSNLGNLLADYTFDGADEWAKKNLQKNVDAALINIGGIRTTIGKGDILLKNVFEVMPFENEIVIVKMKGTDLQGLFDYYAKTQVNNPVSHLYIETNNGLSAKSLINGKAVNPNQEYYIATSDYLALGGDNMKFFAKGESIPTGLKMRDLFIDYFKKNPEVNASTEVRLNFIGKK, from the coding sequence ATGAAAAATAAATTCTTATTACTGGGAATTGCTCTGGCTGCACTTTCTGCCTGTAAGACGGCTTCTCCGCTACAGGTAGCCTATGTGCAGGCTCAGGAAAATATTTCTATTAATAATGAGCTGAGGAATGATGAGGAGTTTGTAAAATTTATCGAACCCTATAAGCAAAAGCTGGACAGAGAAATGAATCAGAAGATATCTCATACCAGTACGGATCTTACCAAACAGGGCGACAACAGCAATCTGGGCAATCTTTTAGCAGATTATACTTTCGATGGCGCAGATGAATGGGCGAAAAAAAACCTTCAGAAAAACGTAGATGCTGCCCTGATCAATATCGGAGGAATCCGAACTACGATCGGAAAGGGTGATATTTTACTCAAAAACGTCTTTGAAGTAATGCCTTTTGAAAATGAAATCGTCATTGTAAAAATGAAAGGAACCGATTTACAAGGACTTTTTGACTATTACGCAAAAACCCAGGTCAATAATCCGGTTTCTCATTTATATATTGAAACCAATAACGGACTATCTGCGAAATCTTTAATCAACGGAAAAGCGGTAAACCCAAATCAGGAGTATTATATCGCAACGTCTGATTACCTGGCTTTAGGTGGTGACAACATGAAATTTTTCGCAAAAGGAGAATCTATTCCGACAGGATTGAAAATGAGAGATCTATTTATCGATTATTTTAAGAAAAATCCTGAGGTGAATGCAAGTACAGAGGTTCGTTTAAATTTTATCGGCAAAAAGTAA
- a CDS encoding bifunctional metallophosphatase/5'-nucleotidase codes for MDRKKFLKAIGGGTLAMTLAPNMMMAEGLNIPDLKSARKLTILHTNDQHSRIEPFDASYTKNPNQGGFARRASLIQQIRNQESNVLLLDSGDIFQGTPYFNFFGGELEFKLMSMMKYDASTMGNHDFDNGLDGFLKVLPNAKFPFICSNYDFKNTVLDGKTSPYKIFSKNGIKVGLFGVGIELEGLVGKKQYGETVYSDPVEVAQHYSNYLKNEQKCDLVICLSHIGYDYRDESDKISDKVLAAKTENIDLILGGHTHTFLPEPQTFINRQGKNVLVNQVGWAGLLLGRIDFFFDSNKNVKHISWNNQVIDSSIIA; via the coding sequence ATGGATAGAAAAAAGTTTTTAAAAGCAATAGGTGGCGGAACTTTAGCGATGACCTTAGCTCCCAATATGATGATGGCAGAAGGGTTGAATATTCCTGATTTAAAATCTGCCCGTAAACTGACTATTCTTCATACCAATGACCAGCACAGCAGGATAGAACCTTTTGATGCAAGCTATACCAAAAACCCGAATCAGGGTGGTTTCGCAAGAAGAGCCAGTCTGATTCAGCAAATCAGAAATCAGGAAAGTAATGTATTGCTTCTCGATTCCGGTGATATTTTTCAGGGAACGCCTTATTTCAATTTTTTCGGGGGTGAGCTGGAGTTTAAACTGATGTCTATGATGAAGTATGATGCTTCCACCATGGGAAATCATGATTTTGATAACGGCCTGGACGGGTTTTTAAAGGTTTTGCCAAACGCGAAATTTCCTTTTATCTGTTCGAATTATGATTTTAAAAATACCGTTCTTGACGGAAAGACTTCCCCTTATAAGATTTTCAGTAAAAACGGCATCAAAGTAGGCCTTTTCGGCGTAGGCATTGAGCTTGAGGGACTGGTTGGCAAAAAACAATATGGAGAAACCGTATATTCCGATCCTGTAGAGGTCGCGCAGCATTATTCCAACTACCTCAAAAATGAACAGAAGTGTGATCTTGTGATCTGTCTTTCGCACATTGGCTACGATTACAGGGATGAGTCCGATAAAATAAGTGATAAAGTCCTGGCGGCTAAAACAGAAAACATCGACCTTATTTTAGGGGGACACACCCACACCTTCCTGCCGGAACCTCAGACTTTTATCAACCGGCAAGGTAAAAATGTCCTGGTAAACCAGGTAGGCTGGGCCGGGCTTCTTTTGGGAAGAATAGACTTTTTCTTCGATTCTAATAAAAACGTAAAACATATTTCCTGGAATAATCAGGTTATTGACAGCAGCATAATAGCATAA